The Balaenoptera acutorostrata chromosome 10, mBalAcu1.1, whole genome shotgun sequence genome has a window encoding:
- the FOXQ1 gene encoding forkhead box protein Q1, producing the protein MKLEVFGPREGLGDKPGSDLEGAGGRDAPSPLSAAGEDSLGSDGDCAANSPAAGGGAVALAGGGERSAGGGPGAEEAGAAAAAAAAGGAGGGAGARGKPYTRRPKPPYSYIALIAMAIRDSAGGRLTLAEINEYLMGKFPFFRGSYTGWRNSVRHNLSLNDCFVKVLRDPSRPWGKDNYWMLNPSSEYTFADGVFRRRRKRLSHRATAPGPGPRTPDAAPPPPAPAAPAPATPRARSPARPEGRASPAGRFSGPFAIDSILSKPFRSRRSGDAGPGTRPPWGAAPCPLPPAYPALLPGAPAGALLPLGAFGAAEPPGLGARGAEAPPLLLAPLAAPAPAPAKPLRGPAACAHLYCPVRLPDALHAVSARAPAPHLSGPPETLLA; encoded by the coding sequence ATGAAGCTGGAGGTGTTCGGGCCCCGCGAGGGCCTCGGGGACAAGCCGGGGAGTGACCTGGAGGGGGCGGGCGGCCGCGACGCGCCGTCTCCGCTGTCGGCCGCGGGCGAAGACTCCCTGGGTTCGGACGGGGACTGCGCGGCCAACAGcccggcggcgggcggcggcgccGTGGCGCTGGCGGGCGGCGGCGAGCGGAGCGCGGGCGGAGGGCCGGGCGCGGAGGAGGCGggcgcagcggcggcggcggcggcggcggggggcgcGGGCGGCGGTGCGGGCGCGCGCGGCAAGCCGTACACGCGGCGGCCCAAGCCCCCGTACTCGTACATCGCGCTCATCGCCATGGCCATTCGCGACTCGGCGGGCGGGCGCCTGACGCTGGCCGAGATCAACGAGTACCTCATGGGCAAGTTCCCGTTCTTCCGCGGCAGCTACACTGGCTGGCGCAACTCCGTGCGTCACAACCTCTCGCTCAACGACTGCTTCGTCAAGGTGCTGCGCGACCCTTCGCGGCCCTGGGGCAAGGACAACTACTGGATGCTTAACCCCAGCAGCGAGTACACCTTCGCCGACGGGGTCTTCCGCCGCCGCCGCAAGCGCCTCAGCCACCGGGCGACGGCCCCGGGCCCCGGGCCGCGGACCCCGGACGCCGCGCCTCCGCCGCCCGCGCCCGCCGCCCCGGCGCCGGCCACGCCCCGCGCGCGCTCGCCCGCTCGGCCCGAGGGGCGCGCCAGTCCGGCGGGCAGGTTCTCCGGCCCCTTCGCCATCGACAGCATCCTCAGCAAGCCCTTCCGCAGCCGCCGCTCCGGGGACGCGGGCCCCGGCACGCGCCCGCCGTGGGGCGCGGCGCCCTGCCCGCTGCCGCCCGCCTATCCCGCGCTGCTTCCGGGCGCGCCCGCCGGGGCCCTGCTGCCGCTCGGCGCGTTCGGCGCGGCCGAGCCGCCGGGGCTGGGCGCGCGCGGGGCCGAGGCGCCGCCCCTCCTGCTCGCGCCCCTGgccgccccggccccggcccccgccAAGCCGCTCCGGGGCCCGGCCGCCTGCGCGCACCTGTACTGCCCCGTGCGGCTGCCCGACGCCCTGCACGCGGTCTCGGCCCGCGCGCCGGCCCCGCACCTGTCCGGCCCGCCGGAGACGCTCCTGGCTTGA